One genomic region from Pyxicephalus adspersus chromosome 1, UCB_Pads_2.0, whole genome shotgun sequence encodes:
- the LOC140340083 gene encoding galectin-1-like has product MESPGAIINNLSVKPGQSIEVKGRILENSKSFSIGLGIDSRNFLLHFSPRFDFGVDKRKIVCNSLQNNVWEQEQKEGDFPFQQGSVTTVRFEYRREDFNILLPSGKRFSFPVRFNVGAISYLTLGNLQLKCLTIE; this is encoded by the exons ATGGAAAGTCCG GGGGCGATTATAAACAACCTCAGCGTGAAACCTGGCCAATCCATAGAGGTGAAGGGCCGTATTCTGGAGAACAGTAAAAG ttTTTCCATAGGTTTGGGAATAGATTCTAGAAATTTTCTGCTGCACTTTAGTCCTCGATTTGACTTCGGTGTAGACAAACGTAAGATAGTCTGCAACTCATTGCAGAACAACGTATGGGAACAGGAGCAGAAGGAAGGTGACTTCCCTTTCCAGCAGGGATCAGTTACCACG GTTCGCTTTGAGTATAGGAGGGAAGATTTCAACATACTGCTGCCTTCTGGAAAGCGCTTCTCATTTCCAGTCCGCTTTAATGTGGGGGCAATCTCATATTTGACCTTGGGAAACCTCCAGCTTAAGTGCCTGACAATAGAATAA